In one window of Xiphophorus hellerii strain 12219 chromosome 23, Xiphophorus_hellerii-4.1, whole genome shotgun sequence DNA:
- the npas4a gene encoding neuronal PAS domain-containing protein 4A isoform X2 has product MYRSTKGASKARRDQINAEIRNLKDLLPISDADKARLSYLHIMSLACMYTRKSVFFTQAGSAGSDQERAAFLSFHELSELMQAMPGFLMLLTGEGKLLYLSDSVSEHLGHSMVDLVAQGDSVYDIIDTADHFIMRTNLSASTSLEMDRLFRCRFNTSKSVRRQSAGNKPVLIRARCLAPPSTASSYWTSNPVWVCFCTPLEPQPTRSGSGPDRDTTSAPPLAETNLFLACFHSQHGRDMRLQAAQDSMTVYLGYDVTALRSRSWYGLLHPQDLSHASAQHRSLLREGGEGRAEMVVRVQAHDLSWVWLYMVLQLQHGDIPISSNNYIISDSEAWSVRQQLSSEQTQLTLVLSAGPSQPEGLSLQSPETLSSPDQVFTPGSSGLSAQSFDFSTTGCSVGSSDEPGSSIAEPMQLEGDPRSSISSLEEDSFFQPPPTETLSAASSPTPVTVETVADLDFLTQNILLPPSFQLDPPLPLPTSQAQQTKEFVCTPPYTPQVGGTSFQFNEPLFSFDPTGTTTPPPSATTATSSTSLAPSASSTAPPTTNPSPAPPTTLSTKLPLALPALSTDLLFPVETCSGALYEKLPPTPDSPGDGDCTVMTLPEVRGPLYVDVPLGPLQCPPEGLLTPEASPGKQPCLTFFSLEREKERAEISLLAQHISSLAEGFYLDPLLSKLSPSSSPPSPFLSPAIEAADPVHMLREFYPVKTWRGLDIPIFLDDDDSLFEENILETILQDDFAPNLSAPSSPTSPHTPVCWHQPSQFEGAGHICSVQSAQCNSVARRGASVATKDGEGLAEEAMEMEVEVASSPVSSCSSIPASPPLILTASPSPAAAMPVASPTPAVSCTQSLLEELAVLEPMFGAGASIAPGLGQQPELYQLQCHPSPQCFHKDGSGSVPPF; this is encoded by the exons ATGTACCGCTCAACCAAAGGGGCGTCCAAGGCGCGACGAGACCAGATCAACGCGGAGATCCGGAACCTGAAGGACCTGTTGCCCATCTCTGATGCAGATAAAGCGCGGCTCTCGTATCTGCACATCATGTCCCTGGCCTGCATGTACACCAGGAAGTCCGTCTTCTTCACACAAG CTGGATCTGCTGGTAGCGACCAGGAGAGGGCTGCGTTTCTGTCTTTTCACGAGCTGTCGGAGCTGATGCAGGCGATGCCGGGCTTCCTGATGCTGCTTACCGGAGAAGGGAAGCTGCTCTACCTGTCTGACAGCGTCTCCGAGCACCTCGGACACTCCATG gtGGATCTTGTGGCACAAGGTGACAGCGTTTATGATATAATCGACACTGCAGATCACTTCATCATGAGGACCAACCTGTCTGCTTCTACATCACTTGAGATGG ACCGTCTCTTTCGCTGCCGTTTCAACACCTCCAAGTCGGTGCGGAGGCAGAGTGCCGGAAATAAGCCAGTTCTGATCCGCGCTCGCTGCCTCGCTCCACCCTCCACCGCCAGCTCCTATTGGACCTCCAACCCGGTGTGGGTGTGTTTCTGCACCCCGCTGGAGCCACAGCCCACTCGCTCTGGGTCAGGGCCAGACAGGGACACGACCTCTGCCCCCCCGCTGGCCGAGACCAACCTGTTTCTGGCGTGTTTCCACTCCCAGCACGGCCGAGACATGAGGCTCCAGGCGGCACAGGACAG CATGACTGTGTATCTGGGCTACGATGTGACAGCTTTACGCTCCCGCTCCTGGTACGGCCTCCTCCACCCACAGGATCTGTCACACGCCTCTGCTCAGCACCGCAGCCTGT TGAGGGAAGGTGGAGAGGGCAGAGCTGAGATGGTGGTTCGTGTTCAGGCTCACGATCTGTCCTGGGTTTGGCTCTACATGGTGCTTCAGCTGCAGCACGGAGACATTCCCATCAGCAGCAACAACTACATCATCAG TGACTCTGAAGCCTGGTCGGTGCGCCAGCAGCTCAGCTCCGAGCAGACCCAGTTGACCCTGGTTCTGAGCGCCGGCCCGTCTCAGCCGGAGGGCCTGAGCCTGCAGTCTCCAGAGACCCTGTCCAGCCCAGACCAGGTGTTCACGCCCGGTAGCAGCGGTCTGTCCGCCCAGTCCTTTGACTTCAGCACGACCGGCTGCAGCGTCGGCTCCTCGGACGAGCCGGGCAGCTCCATCGCCGAGCCCATGCAGCTGGAGGGAGACCCTCGCTCCAGCATCTCCTCTCTGGAGGAGGACAGCTTCTTCCAGCCGCCGCCGACAGAAACCCTCTCCGCCGCGTCTTCGCCGACTCCCGTCACGGTGGAGACAGTAGCAGATTTGGACTTTTTAACCCAGAACATTCTCCTGCCTCCGTCCTTCCAGCTCGACCCGCCGCTGCCGCTGCCCACCTCTCAGGCTCAGCAGACCAAAGAGTTCGTGTGCACCCCGCCGTACACGCCGCAGGTCGGAGGAACCAGCTTCCAGTTCAATGAGCCGCTCTTCAGCTTCGACCCCACTGGCACCACAACGCCTCCTCCCTCTGCTACGACcgccacctcctccacctcgcTGGCGCCCTCCGCCTCTTCCACAGCCCCGCCCACTACGAACCCCAGCCCCGCTCCGCCCACCACCCTCTCCACCAAGCTGCCCCTGGCTTTGCCCGCCCTTTCCACCGACCTGCTGTTCCCCGTTGAGACGTGCAGCGGCGCCCTGTACGAGAAGCTGCCCCCCACGCCCGACAGTCCAGGAGACGGAGATTGCACAGTGATGACTCTGCCAGAGGTCCGCGGGCCGCTTTACGTCGACGTGCCGCTCGGGCCCCTCCAGTGTCCCCCTGAAGGCCTGCTGACCCCTGAGGCGTCTCCCGGCAAACAGCCCTGCCTCACCTTCTTCTCCTTGGAGCGGGAGAAGGAACGGGCGGAGATTTCCCTCCTGGCTCAACACATCAGCTCCCTGGCTGAGGGTTTCTACCTGGATCCTCTTTTGTCCAAACTGTCCCCCTCCTCCTCGCCTCCATCGCCCTTCCTGTCCCCGGCTATCGAAGCGGCGGATCCAGTCCACATGCTGAGGGAGTTTTATCCCGTAAAAACATGGAGAGGTCTGGACATCCCCATCTTCCTCGACGACGATGACTCTCTGTTTGAAGAGAACATCCTAGAAACGATCCTGCAAGACGACTTCGCTCCCAACCTCTCTGCCCCCTCCAGCCCCACCTCCCCACACACCCCAGTGTGTTGGCACCAACCCTCCCAGTTTGAGGGAGCGGGCCACATCTGTAGCGTCCAATCGGCGCAATGTAACTCCGTGGCCAGACGTGGGGCGAGCGTGGCGACGAAGGACGGGGAAGGGCTGGCGGAGGAAGCAATGGagatggaggtggaggtggcGTCGTCGCCCGTGTCGTCTTGCTCCTCCATCCCTGCTTCCCCTCCCCTCATCCTCACCGCCTCCCCGAGCCCCGCCGCCGCCATGCCCGTCGCCTCGCCCACGCCCGCCGTGTCTTGCACTCAGTCCCTCCTGGAGGAACTGGCCGTCCTGGAACCCATGTTTGGGGCAGGTGCCTCGATCGCCCCTGGCTTAGGGCAACAACCTGAGTTGTATCAACTCCAATGTCATCCATCGCCACAGTGCTTCCACAAAG atGGGAGTGGAAGTGTTCCTCCGTTCTAA
- the npas4a gene encoding neuronal PAS domain-containing protein 4A isoform X1, with the protein MYRSTKGASKARRDQINAEIRNLKDLLPISDADKARLSYLHIMSLACMYTRKSVFFTQEAGSAGSDQERAAFLSFHELSELMQAMPGFLMLLTGEGKLLYLSDSVSEHLGHSMVDLVAQGDSVYDIIDTADHFIMRTNLSASTSLEMDRLFRCRFNTSKSVRRQSAGNKPVLIRARCLAPPSTASSYWTSNPVWVCFCTPLEPQPTRSGSGPDRDTTSAPPLAETNLFLACFHSQHGRDMRLQAAQDSMTVYLGYDVTALRSRSWYGLLHPQDLSHASAQHRSLLREGGEGRAEMVVRVQAHDLSWVWLYMVLQLQHGDIPISSNNYIISDSEAWSVRQQLSSEQTQLTLVLSAGPSQPEGLSLQSPETLSSPDQVFTPGSSGLSAQSFDFSTTGCSVGSSDEPGSSIAEPMQLEGDPRSSISSLEEDSFFQPPPTETLSAASSPTPVTVETVADLDFLTQNILLPPSFQLDPPLPLPTSQAQQTKEFVCTPPYTPQVGGTSFQFNEPLFSFDPTGTTTPPPSATTATSSTSLAPSASSTAPPTTNPSPAPPTTLSTKLPLALPALSTDLLFPVETCSGALYEKLPPTPDSPGDGDCTVMTLPEVRGPLYVDVPLGPLQCPPEGLLTPEASPGKQPCLTFFSLEREKERAEISLLAQHISSLAEGFYLDPLLSKLSPSSSPPSPFLSPAIEAADPVHMLREFYPVKTWRGLDIPIFLDDDDSLFEENILETILQDDFAPNLSAPSSPTSPHTPVCWHQPSQFEGAGHICSVQSAQCNSVARRGASVATKDGEGLAEEAMEMEVEVASSPVSSCSSIPASPPLILTASPSPAAAMPVASPTPAVSCTQSLLEELAVLEPMFGAGASIAPGLGQQPELYQLQCHPSPQCFHKDGSGSVPPF; encoded by the exons ATGTACCGCTCAACCAAAGGGGCGTCCAAGGCGCGACGAGACCAGATCAACGCGGAGATCCGGAACCTGAAGGACCTGTTGCCCATCTCTGATGCAGATAAAGCGCGGCTCTCGTATCTGCACATCATGTCCCTGGCCTGCATGTACACCAGGAAGTCCGTCTTCTTCACACAAG AAGCTGGATCTGCTGGTAGCGACCAGGAGAGGGCTGCGTTTCTGTCTTTTCACGAGCTGTCGGAGCTGATGCAGGCGATGCCGGGCTTCCTGATGCTGCTTACCGGAGAAGGGAAGCTGCTCTACCTGTCTGACAGCGTCTCCGAGCACCTCGGACACTCCATG gtGGATCTTGTGGCACAAGGTGACAGCGTTTATGATATAATCGACACTGCAGATCACTTCATCATGAGGACCAACCTGTCTGCTTCTACATCACTTGAGATGG ACCGTCTCTTTCGCTGCCGTTTCAACACCTCCAAGTCGGTGCGGAGGCAGAGTGCCGGAAATAAGCCAGTTCTGATCCGCGCTCGCTGCCTCGCTCCACCCTCCACCGCCAGCTCCTATTGGACCTCCAACCCGGTGTGGGTGTGTTTCTGCACCCCGCTGGAGCCACAGCCCACTCGCTCTGGGTCAGGGCCAGACAGGGACACGACCTCTGCCCCCCCGCTGGCCGAGACCAACCTGTTTCTGGCGTGTTTCCACTCCCAGCACGGCCGAGACATGAGGCTCCAGGCGGCACAGGACAG CATGACTGTGTATCTGGGCTACGATGTGACAGCTTTACGCTCCCGCTCCTGGTACGGCCTCCTCCACCCACAGGATCTGTCACACGCCTCTGCTCAGCACCGCAGCCTGT TGAGGGAAGGTGGAGAGGGCAGAGCTGAGATGGTGGTTCGTGTTCAGGCTCACGATCTGTCCTGGGTTTGGCTCTACATGGTGCTTCAGCTGCAGCACGGAGACATTCCCATCAGCAGCAACAACTACATCATCAG TGACTCTGAAGCCTGGTCGGTGCGCCAGCAGCTCAGCTCCGAGCAGACCCAGTTGACCCTGGTTCTGAGCGCCGGCCCGTCTCAGCCGGAGGGCCTGAGCCTGCAGTCTCCAGAGACCCTGTCCAGCCCAGACCAGGTGTTCACGCCCGGTAGCAGCGGTCTGTCCGCCCAGTCCTTTGACTTCAGCACGACCGGCTGCAGCGTCGGCTCCTCGGACGAGCCGGGCAGCTCCATCGCCGAGCCCATGCAGCTGGAGGGAGACCCTCGCTCCAGCATCTCCTCTCTGGAGGAGGACAGCTTCTTCCAGCCGCCGCCGACAGAAACCCTCTCCGCCGCGTCTTCGCCGACTCCCGTCACGGTGGAGACAGTAGCAGATTTGGACTTTTTAACCCAGAACATTCTCCTGCCTCCGTCCTTCCAGCTCGACCCGCCGCTGCCGCTGCCCACCTCTCAGGCTCAGCAGACCAAAGAGTTCGTGTGCACCCCGCCGTACACGCCGCAGGTCGGAGGAACCAGCTTCCAGTTCAATGAGCCGCTCTTCAGCTTCGACCCCACTGGCACCACAACGCCTCCTCCCTCTGCTACGACcgccacctcctccacctcgcTGGCGCCCTCCGCCTCTTCCACAGCCCCGCCCACTACGAACCCCAGCCCCGCTCCGCCCACCACCCTCTCCACCAAGCTGCCCCTGGCTTTGCCCGCCCTTTCCACCGACCTGCTGTTCCCCGTTGAGACGTGCAGCGGCGCCCTGTACGAGAAGCTGCCCCCCACGCCCGACAGTCCAGGAGACGGAGATTGCACAGTGATGACTCTGCCAGAGGTCCGCGGGCCGCTTTACGTCGACGTGCCGCTCGGGCCCCTCCAGTGTCCCCCTGAAGGCCTGCTGACCCCTGAGGCGTCTCCCGGCAAACAGCCCTGCCTCACCTTCTTCTCCTTGGAGCGGGAGAAGGAACGGGCGGAGATTTCCCTCCTGGCTCAACACATCAGCTCCCTGGCTGAGGGTTTCTACCTGGATCCTCTTTTGTCCAAACTGTCCCCCTCCTCCTCGCCTCCATCGCCCTTCCTGTCCCCGGCTATCGAAGCGGCGGATCCAGTCCACATGCTGAGGGAGTTTTATCCCGTAAAAACATGGAGAGGTCTGGACATCCCCATCTTCCTCGACGACGATGACTCTCTGTTTGAAGAGAACATCCTAGAAACGATCCTGCAAGACGACTTCGCTCCCAACCTCTCTGCCCCCTCCAGCCCCACCTCCCCACACACCCCAGTGTGTTGGCACCAACCCTCCCAGTTTGAGGGAGCGGGCCACATCTGTAGCGTCCAATCGGCGCAATGTAACTCCGTGGCCAGACGTGGGGCGAGCGTGGCGACGAAGGACGGGGAAGGGCTGGCGGAGGAAGCAATGGagatggaggtggaggtggcGTCGTCGCCCGTGTCGTCTTGCTCCTCCATCCCTGCTTCCCCTCCCCTCATCCTCACCGCCTCCCCGAGCCCCGCCGCCGCCATGCCCGTCGCCTCGCCCACGCCCGCCGTGTCTTGCACTCAGTCCCTCCTGGAGGAACTGGCCGTCCTGGAACCCATGTTTGGGGCAGGTGCCTCGATCGCCCCTGGCTTAGGGCAACAACCTGAGTTGTATCAACTCCAATGTCATCCATCGCCACAGTGCTTCCACAAAG atGGGAGTGGAAGTGTTCCTCCGTTCTAA